CAAGAAAAAAGTGGATAACGGCGAAGGAAAAACCTTTGAAACACCGGAAATGGTTCAGGATATGATCTCCGCTTTTTATTACGCCCGAACACTCGATTTTCAGAATGCAAAAAAGGGTGATGAATTTACCATTCCCATGTTTTACGACAATACCAACTTCCCTTTAAAAATTAAATTCGTGGGCAGAGAAACCATCAATGTACGAATGGGAAAATTCAGATGTCTGAAATTTGCTCCCGTGGTGGAAAAAGGACGCGTATTTAAATCGGAAGAAGATTTGGCGGTTTGGGTGACCGACGATAACAATAAAATTCCACTATTAGCAAAAGCGAAAATCCTTGTGGGATCCATTAAAATGGAAGTGGTGGAATACAAAAATCTGGCATCGCCTATTTCTAAAGTGACAAAATAATTTTCTCTCCATCAACTGAAAGCGAAATCAATACGGTTTCGCTTTTTTTATTCGCAAATAATTGTCCACAACCCGCTCTTGATAATTCAAACCAATTCAAGCCTTCGATTTTTCTATTTTCGTAAGCAAGATCATTTGGAAATTATGGGTATAAAATCAGGAATAGCATCAATTGTAACTTTTATTGTTTTAACGAGCATCTTCCACACCTCGTGTTCCGAAAATCAGCAAGAAAGCATTCCCGAAAAAGATACCCTTCCAAAATACGAACCCCGCATCGAATACGGATTCCTTTTAGATACCTTTAATGTGGTGCAGGATAAAATTAAAAGCGGAATGACCCTTTCGCATTTGTTTAGTCCCTATGGAATCTCTCAGCAAAAAATTAATGTTGCCGATCAATTAGGAAGAGACAGCGCAGGCTTGAAATTTATCACCGAAGGAAATAAATACACTGTATTGCGAAATAAAAAAGATTCTTCGAAAACCTATTATTGCATTTATGAAAAAAACCGGGTAGAATATATCATTTTCGACTTCCGCGATTCGGTGAATGTTACATTGGTAAAACGTCCTGTTACCATTACACAAAAAGAAATCGGAGGAGAAATTGCCAAAAACTCGAACCTGGTTTTTACTATAAAAGATCAATTAGGCGATGATGCCGTTGCGGGGGAACTTGCAGAAAGTATTGCACAGATTTTTGCATGGACCATCGACTTCTTTAAACTTTATCCCGGAGATAAATTCAAAGTAATTTATGAGGAAAAACAAGTGGAAGGAGAACCCTATGGCATTGAAGAAATAAAAGCCGTGTATTTCTTTAACATCTCTGCCGAATATTACGCCTTCCGTTATACGCAAAATGGCGAAGTCGGATATTGGGATCAAAACGGAAAAGGGATGAAACGCCCTTTCCTAAAAGCGCCGCTTAAATTTTCAAGAATGACATCCGGATATACCATGCGTCGTTTTCACCCGGTGCAGAAAATATACAAAGCACATCTTGGTACGGATTATGCAGCACCTACTGGAACACCCATTATGGCAACGGCCGACGGAACAGTGGAATCGGCAGGATATACATCAGGGAATGGAAATTTTGTGAAGTTATACCACAACAAAACATACCAGACCGCCTACCTGCATATGAGTAAAATTGAAGGTGGAATGCACAAAGGAATAAAAGTGAAACAAGGACAAATAATCGGTTATGTAGGATCCACCGGATTAGCAACGGGTCCGCATGTATGTTACCGCTTTTGGAAAAACGGACAACAAGTTGATCCGCGTGCTGAAAAATTTCAGGCAACAGAACCGATTAAAGAAACCGAACTTGCTGCTTTCAAAGAACACATTAATCCTTTATTGCAAAAATTAGATTCCATTAAAATTACTCCGGCAAAAGAAGTTGCTCCCGAACCTGAAAACGATAGTCTGCAATGAGAAAACTAATTCCATATCTGTTTCTCTTATGGAGTACAATTGCCTCGGCGCAAAGTCCCTGTTCTGTGCTTGAAAACTACATTCCAACCGGAGATGAACCGGAAGTAATTATCAAAGTAAAACTTCACATCGTTCAATACGCAGAAAATGATCCGCGCAACTATACCATCAAAGACACTTCCTTATTGCGGGAACAGATAAATCTGATTAATTCATTTTACACTGCACTCGATGCTCCAACACTTTTACCACCCGCTGAAGTAGATCACCTAAGAAATGCACACATTCGTTTTAAAATTATTGGTTTTAAATTCCATGTTAATCCCGATTTGTGGGACCGCATAGCTTATGAACCATTGTACAATAAACAATTTCCAATTGCGATCGATTCTCAACTCAACACTAAAAACACATTTTACATTAAAGGTCAACACGGATTTCGCTTTAGAAGAAACACGGATGTTTTACTCATTGATGCGAACAAAAAAAGTTTTCAGTCTAAAATCGACACCGCCTATTTCGATAAAAGCGTAAAAAAAACAGTGATTAAAACAGTGAGCTCCTGCGCAGCGGATTTTCAACCGGCAGAGCTAACCTATTTCGCTGAAAACAATCGCAATTGCAGCGATGATTTATTTAAGCAGTTAACCCATAGCGATAGCTCATGTCTCCATATTTTTTACACCGGATCCAGCATGAAAGAGTCGGCATTCGGTTGTGGTCCCTCCCCTTTTTATCTGAATGTATCCAACTACCTGAAAGGTGGCGACTGGGCCAATGCGCAATTATCGGCGCATGAATTGGGACATTGCCTGGGATTATCCCATACCGATCGACCGCAATTCGATGATCTTCCTAAAAAAGATAAATTCGGCTTTATCGATTGTGATAGTGTTGAAGTATCCAACAACATTATGGGATATAATAAATGCAGGAGATATTTATCGCCCAAACAAATTGCATTTATCCATCAGGAATATTCGCTTAAACCATACCGTATCCGTACAACCGTGTATTGTGATTATGATCCGCAATACAATTTTGAAATCCGTAAAAACACCACATGGAACCGGGCTATGGTGATTGGTGGAGATTTAATCATCCGCAAAGGAAAAACCTTAACCGTAAATTGCATGGTTTCCTTACCGGATGGCGCAAACATTATTCTGGAAGAAGGATCGCAGCTGATTGTAAATGGAAATGTAATTACCAATAATTGCGGATCCACCTGGGATGGAATTTTATTTTGCTCGAAGTATACCGGAGACAAAACAAAAATGACTCCTCCCAAAAAGACAAAGGGAGAAGTCAAATTACAAAACGGGGGACGACTAGAGCGTGTAAAAAATAATCCCTGAATTATTCAAGCATCCATTCCACACCCTCTTTGGTGTCTTTAATTACAATTCCTGCTTCTTTCAGTTTATCGCGAATAGCATCACTTGCTGCCCAATCTTTATTTTCACGTGCTTTTTTCCGCATTTCAATAATCATTTGCATAACGGCATCTAAAGCAGCGTTATTTCCGCCAGATTTTACCTCAGAACGAAATCCTAAAATATCCGTTACCATCGATTTGAAAAATGCGATGAATTCTTCAAGATCCTTCGCTGTTAATCCCGCTTTATTTTCGAGCATGAGGTTAATTTGTTTCACTCCTTCAAATAAAATCGCAATTAAAATCGGCGTATTAAAATCGTCGTTCATTGCCGCATAACATTCTTTCTTAAAATCGGCAACACTGAATGTAGAAGATGTAGCAGGATTTATTTTTTGCAATGCATCCACGGCAATCATAAAGCGCTTAAACCCTTTTTCTGCAGCCTTTAATGCTTCATTCGAAAAATCGAGCGTAGAAGCATAATGCGATTGCATCATAAAAAAGCGAACGGTCATTTCCGAATATCCTTGTTCAAGAACGGGATGTGTTCCATGAATCAATTCATGCGGTAAAAACGAATTGCCTTTCGACTTACTCATTTTTTCTCCGTTAACAGTAAGCATATTTCCATGCAGCCAATAGCGAACAGGACCATGTCCCACGCATGCGGTATTCTGCGCAATTTCCGATTCGTGATGCGGAAACTTTAAATCCATTCCACCACCGTGAATATCGAATTCTTCGCCCAGGTATTTAGTGCTCATGGCAGAACATTCTAAATGCCATCCCGGAAAACCATCACCCCAGGGTGAAGGCCAGCGCATAATATGTTCTGGTGATGCTTTTTTCCATAATGCAAAATCTGCAAAAAAGCGTTTTTCGTCCTGACCATCCAAATCCCGCGTATTTTCAAAAAGCTCCTCTACATTTCGGCCACTCAATTCACCATACTTATGTTTTTGCATATAAGCACGCACATCAAAATAAACCGAACCATCCACTTCATAGGCAAAACCATTATCAAGAATTTGTTTTACCATTTCTATTTGCTCAATGATATGCCCGGTAGCGGTAGGCTCTATGCTTGGTGGCAGACAGTTAAATTGTAGCAATACATCATGAAAATTATTTGTGTATTTCTGCACGATTTCCATTGGTTCTAACTGCTCCAATTTCGCTTGCGTTCCTATACGATCTACCCCTTCATCAAACTCGGTAGTGATATGTCCCACATCCGTGATGTTGCGTACATAACGGACTTTATACCCCAGGTGATGCAAATAACGAAACACCATATCGAAGGTGATAAAGGTTCTGAGATTACCAAGATGCATGTAATTGTAAACGGTGGGACCGCAGACGTACATGCCTACAAATGGACTTTTAATCGGAACAAATTGTTCCTTTTTGCGGGTAAGGTTATTGTATACAAATAGCGGATGTTCCATGATGTAAAGTTAATTCAAAAATTTTCCGCTCTGCGAAAGAATGATCTGTTAAGCAAAAAAAAAGCCCCGAAGTCTCGGGGCTTTCTATTTTTTTAGAAGGATTAGTCAATCTGACCGTCACCAACATATTTTCCGTTTTTGTACATCTCGATTTTAAGAAGGAGACCATTTTTGTCGTATTTGTACCATTTACCATTGTACAATTTACCGCCTTTAAATTCTCCGTCCTGCACCAAGCGCTTCTGGTCGTCGTAAAGTTTGTTATAACCATCCTTCACTTTCACATCTGCTTCATTGGCTTTCAGATTTGGATCTGTTGAAGCAACTTTATCAGGTATTCCATCATCCAGTGTTACCGGAGGATTTACCATTTTAAATTCTTTTTCAGTTCCTGCATTTACTTTTCCGCCGGCAAATGTTTTCTTTTCTTTTACATCACCATTGGGATAGTAGCGTGTCATTTCTCCTTCTTCAACTCCATTATTAGAAGTAAACTCTAATTCTTTTTTTCCGTTGGAATAGTAGTAAACAACTTTACCTGCAGTTTTTCCAGCTTCATTAAAGGTTTTTTCCTGAGCTACTTGTCCATTGGGATAATAACGTTTAAAGCCCCCGGTATTGGCATTGTTTTTCCAATTTCCTTCTTCTTCAACTTTTCCGTTATCGTAATAGGTAACGTATTTTCCGTTTGGACGATTGTTTTTGTACTCCACTTCACTTTTGGTGTTTCCATTGGAGTAATAGGTTTTCCACATTCCAACTTTCTTGTTGTCTTTGTAGTCACCTTCCTCAACAGGTTGTTCAGGTTTGAACCCCGGAGTAGCTTTCATGGATGCAGTAATCACCCAGTGACCCTGACGCCAGCCATTGGCATCGGTTTGGTTTATTTGTCCTTGACCGGCAGCTTGTACATTTACCGTGCTTACCAGTAAAAACAGCATACCCAAAAAAGGTAGTATAAGTTTCCTCATATCAAATCCCATTTTTATCCTCGCTTCAATTTACATCTTTTAATGCCTCGTCGACCTGATTTTCGCCCATCGGAGATGAATTGTCGACCAACGCTGGCTTCAATAAGACGTTATCATTTGGTTTCGGTTGTTTAAAGATAGTTACGAATTTAACATTTTCAAAGTTTCCAAAGTTTCGGGATGTTTGTTAACATCGTTTCAACCATTCTATTCAAATCATATGCCGCTTTCCAGCCCCAATCCTTTTGCGCCACCTCATCATTAATACTTTTCGGCCAGGAATCGGCAATGGCCTGACGAAAATCTGGTTTGTAAGAGATTGAAAAAGAAGGGATATGCTGACGAATAGCGGCTGAAATATCTTCCGGTGTAAAGCTGATTCCCCCCAAATTATAACTCGACCAAACTGTCAATTTCTCCGTCGGAGCCTGCATTAATTCAATGGTGGCCCGGATGGCATCTTCCATGTACATCATCGGCAACGCCGTTTCGGGGCCCAAAAAGCATTCATAAGAACCCGATTTTAAGGCCTGATGAAAAATATCTACCGCGTAATCGGTTGTTCCACCGCCAGGAAGTGCTTTATAGCCAATTAAACCGGGGTAACGAATGCCACGCACATCTACACCAAACTTATTGTGATAGTATTCGCACCAGCGTTCACCGGCTTGCTTACTGATTCCGTATACCGTAGAGGGTTCCATTACGGTGTACTGAGGAGTCATCACCCGAGGGGTGGTGGGACCAAAAACGGCGATAGAACTCGGCCAGTAAATTTTTTGAATCAAGCCTTCCTTCGCCATTTCCAACACCGAAAACAGACTTTCCATATTGAGTTTCCAGGCAAAAGCAGGATTTTTTTCGGCGGTGGCCGAAAGTAGAGCAGCTAAAAGATAGACCTGGGTAACCTGGTGCTTTTTCACGATTTCGAGCAGGCGATCCTTATTCAAAACATCAAGCTGTTCATAGGGAGAATCGCTTTTATCGTCCTCTTTCAGATCAGAAGAAATCACCTGATCCTGACCATAAATTCTTCTCAACTCCTCCACCAATTCGGTTCCGATTTGTCCACGAGAACCGATAACCAAAATTTTTTCCTTTTTCATTGCTAGTGCATTGAGCGGTAAAAATAGGATTATTTCGATATGGGAAAACAGGAAAAATGAAATGCCCTAAAGATTAAAAGCAGGTTTTGCACCCTGTGATGAATTCCTTAATTTTGCACTTCACCATATTCATGCAAAATATGGCATTACTGCACAATAAATATGACAAGGCGACCCTGAAAAAACGCCTTGAGGCTGAGCCTTTTCATCGCCATACCATTTCGTTTTACCGGTATGTGATTATTAGCGACCCCCATCTGCTGCGCGATGAGCTCTATGCGGAATGGAGCAAACTGGGCGTATTAGGAAGAATATATGTGGCCAAAGAAGGAATTAATGCCCAAATGAGTGTTCCCTATCCGAACATGGAACAATTCACCGAAAAATTATATGCCCGAAAAGGATTTGAAAACATTCCCTTTAAGCATGCGGTGGATGGCGACGGAGAAGGTTTTTTGAAGCTTACTATTAAAGTAAGAAACAAAATTGTGGCCGACGGATTAGACGATAACAGTTTCGATGTTACCAATGTAGGAAAACACCTCAGTGCAAAAGAATTCAATGAAGCACTGGAACTCCCCGATACCATTGTGGTAGATATGCGGAATCAATATGAAAGTGAAGTTGGAAAATTTGTAGGAGCAATAACCCCTGATGCAGATACGTTTAAAGAAGAGCTCCCCATGGTATTGGAGCAATTAAAAGGACAGGAAAACAAAAAAGTACTGCTCTATTGCACCGGTGGCGTTCGCTGCGAAAAAGCCAGTGCGTTTTTAAAGCACCACGGTTTTAACGATGTTAACCAATTACACGGAGGAATTATTGACTATGTACGGCAGATAAAAACTGAAAATTTGCCTTCTAAATTCATTGGCAAAAACTTCGTTTTCGATAACCGCTTGGGGGAAAGAATTACCTCCGATATCATTGCGCAATGTCACCAATGTGGTGCCCCCTGCGACGACCACACCAATTGCGCCAACGATGCTTGTCACCTTTTATTTATTCAATGTCCCTCCTGCAAAGAAAAATATGAAGGATGTTGTACTCCGGGTTGTATGGAAGTATTGCATTTACCCGAAGCAGAACAGGAAAAGATCAGAAAGGAAATGGGGAAACACGATTCGCTGAGCATGTATAAAAGCAGAATCCGTCCCGATCTAAAAGCCTTGCTTGCAGCAGGAAAAACCAGCTGGAGAGAGAAGCTCTGACACTTGCGCAAGGTCCATCTTTTTCGTAGTTTTGTAAAACCATGACCGGAAGATATACCTCTTCTCGATTTAACATTACGGATTTAAAGCAGGTTACCAAACGCAATCCGGAATGATTTTGCTATCCTGAATTATCAGGCGGATAGCTCTTATCCAATTTTTTTCATTATTTTTTGATCATCCAAAAACAGGAACAATATGCCCATATACCACAAACTGGGGAAGTTCCCCCAAAAACGTCATACCGTTTTCCAGCAAGAAAACAAGCGACATTATTACGAACAACTTTTCGGAACGGAAGGCTTCAGTGGAATGTCGTCTCTTCTCTACCATGTGCATCGTCCCACACAGGTAAAAGAAGTGCTGAAATCATACGATGTAAGTCCGAAAATTGCCATCGATAAAAACATCAAATCATTATTGCTGAAAGGATTTGAACTTGCTCCTGAAAACGACTATCTGCAAAGCCGGAAAACAGTTTTAATGAATAGCGACTGTTCCATTATTCTTGCAGCTCCGAAGCAATCGCAACGTGAATATTTCTACAAAAATGCCGATGCCGATGAAATGATTTTCATTCACAAAGGGAGTGGAAAATTGCGCACTATGATGGGGAATATTCAATTTGAATATGGCGACTACCTGATTGTGCCACGGGGAATGATTTACCAGATGGAATTTGATACCGAAGACAATCGTTTGTTTATTGTAGAATCGTTCCATCCTTTTTATACACCGAAACGATATAAAAATTCGCACGGTCAGTTATTGGAACATTCTCCCTTCTGCGAACGCGATTTTAAACTTCCTACCGAGTTGGAAACAAACGATGAAAAGGGTGATTTTCTGATTAAAATAAAAAAGGAAGGCATGATGCATGAAGTTGTTTATGCAACTCATCCTTTTGACGTAATTGGTTGGGATGGATACAATTTCCCCTGGGGATTTTCCATTCACAATTTTGAACCCATCACCGGAAGAGTGCATCAGCCACCACCGGTACATCAAACCTTTGAAACAAATGCCTTCGTAGTGTGTTCGTTTTGTCCGCGACTTTACGATTACCACCCACAAGCAATTCCTGCTCCTTACAACCACAGCAACATCGATAGTGATGAAGTGCTGTATTATGTAGATGGTGATTTTATGAGCAGAAATAATATTAAGCAGGGACATATTACACTGCATCCAAAGGGCATTCCGCATGGACCTGCACCGGGAGCGATGGAGCGTTCCATCGGACAAAAAGAAACCCAGGAACTTGCCGTGATGGTGGACACCTTCCGTCCGCTAATGGTAACCGAAGAAGCCATGCGCTTAGATGATGGTCAATATTACAAAAGCTGGGTAGAATAATTTTTTAATGTTAAACTGAACAATACAAAATACAATGGCTAAAGAAGTAAAAAGTGTAGAATACGGTTTGGAAAAAATATTTGAAGGAGCTCAGGATTTCCTTCCTTTATTAGGAACCGACTATGTAGAATTTTATGTGGGAAATGCCAAACAGGCAGCGCATTATTATAAAACGGCATTTGGGTTTCAGTCCTACGCCTACTCCGGCTTAGAAACCGGAAACAGAGAAAGTGTTTCTTATGTTTTAAAGCAAGATAAAATCCGCTTAGTGCTCACTACGGCATTACATTCCAATTCACCCATTGGTGAGCATGTAAAAAAACATGGGGATGGTGTTAAAGTAATTGCGCTTTGGGTAGAGGATGCGCGCAAATCGTGGGAAGAAACTACGAAACGTGGTGCTAAATCATTTATGGAGCCAACCGTAGAAAAAGATGCCCATGGTGAAGTAGTGCGCAGTGGTATTTACACCTATGGTGAAACCGTTCACATTTTTGTTGAGCGCAAAAATTATAAAGGTTTGTTTTTACCCGGATTCATGGAATGGAAAAGCGATTACAATCCAAGTCCCGTAGGATTAAAATTCATCGACCACATGGTTGGTAATGTAGGATGGAATCAGATGAACACCTGGGTAAAATGGTATGAAGATGTAATGGGTTTTGTAAATTTCTTATCGTTCGACGACAAGCAAATTCATACTGAATACTCTGCTTTAATGAGTAAAGTAATGAGTAACGGAAATGGAAGAATAAAATTCCCCATTAACGAACCTGCAGAAGGCAAAAAGAAATCGCAAATTGAAGAGTACCTCGATTTTTATGAAGATTCCGGCGTACAGCACATTGCTGTCGCTACTGATGATATCATAAAAACCGTAAGCGAATTAAAAGCCCGTGGCGTAGAATTTTTACCTCCTCCACCCCAGGCCTATTACGATGAAATTCCAGCCCGTTTAGGAGTTCACCGCGATATGATGAAGGAAGACATCAAAGAATTACAAAAACTCTCCATTCTGGTTGATGCAGACGAAGAAGGTTACCTCCTTCAAATCTTCACCAAACCGGTAGAGGATCGTCCAACCCTGTTTTTTGAAATCATTCAACGCATGGGTGCAAAAGGATTTGGTGCAGGGAATTTTAAAGCCCTGTTTGAGAGTATCGAACGCGAACAAGCACTTAGAGGGACGCTCTAATTCGGTTTAACCGCAAGAAAAGCCCCGAAGCATCGGGGCTTTTTTTATGGCTTTATCAACATGTAATTGCTTTATTCCCGAAATAAGGCAGATAAATTGTAATTTGGTATTTGCAATGAAAAAACGAATCCTCACCTCACTGATGCTCGCTTGTATGAGCCTTGAATTACTGGCACAAACCAGTGTTTCGGACAGCACCGTTGTTAAGGCCGAAGATGTTGCTTCCAATCCCGCACCGGCTGAGGGAGGGGGACATAAAATGCTCTATTTTGCCATTGCCGTAGTAGTGGTTGGGGCATTGGTTATGATTAGAGAAAACAAAAAAAACAAATCGACAGATCATGAATAAAATCATTTTCTCAGGACTATTTTATTTCTTTTTTGGTGCATTACTTATTTCCTGCGGAGGAGAAAGTAAAAATGAAGAAATCAAAAAAGATACAGTTGCCAACCATACTGAAAAGTACAATCCCGCAAAAGGAATGAGTGAGGGGATGAATATTACTTATTATCCCAATGGACAATTAAAAATGAAAGGGGAAGTGCTGCAGGGAAAACGTCACGGTATCTGGACCACCTGGTATGAAAACGGAATGAAGTGGAGTGAAAACGAATACAACCTTGGAGCCTTGGATGGTAAAACCGTGAGTTACTACAAAAACGGTCAGGTGCATTACATCGGATATTACCGTGGCGATAAAAAGAATGGAAAATGGACCTTCTTCGACGAACAAGGAACCATGACCAAGGAAGAGGAGTTTAAATAAATGATTCCAAAGGAGACAGTTGAATTAATAACGGAAACCGCTCGCATTGATGAAGTGGTTGGCGACTATGTATCCTTAAAAAAAAGAGGTGCTAACCTGATGGGGCTTTGTCCCTTTCACAATGAAAAAACGCCTTCGTTTACTGTTTCTCCTGCAAAAGGAATTTACAAATGCTTTGGTTGCGGTAAAGCCGGCAATTCGGTCAACTTTATTATGGAGCAGGAACATGTTTCCTATCCGGATGCTTTGCGTCACTTAGCCAGAAAGTACAACATCACCATTGAGGAAGAACAACGAAGTGTAGAGGAAATACAACAGGAAAGTGAAAAAGAAGCTTTATATGTAGTTTCACAATACGCGCAAAAACACTTCACACATAATTTGATGGAAACCGAAGAGGGTCGGTCCATCGGTTTATCTTATTTTAAAGAAAGAGGTTTTTCCTTACCCACCATTGAAAAATTCCAACTGGGATTTGCCATTGATTCGTATGAAGATTTATTGGTGCATGCAAAAGAAAATGGTTATAGCATCGATTTATTGGAAAAATGCGGTTTAATAAAAACGCGCGACGATGGAAAACAATTTGATTTCTTCAGAGGAAGAGTCATTTTCCCCATTCATAATGTAACCGGTAAAGTAATTGCATTTGGCGCCCGTACATTAAAAAGCGATAAGAAGGAACCGAAATATTTAAATTCTCCCGAAACTGAAATCTATGTAAAGAGCAATATTCTCTATGGAATATCCTTTGCAAAGCGAGCCATCATATCGAATGATAATTGCTTTTTGGTGGAAGGTTATACGGACGTGATTTCACTTTCGCAAACCGGGATTGAAAATGTGGTGGCTTCAAGTGGTACATCTTTAACCACGGGACAAATCCGACTGATAAAACGCTATACGCAAAACATCACCATTCTTTACGATGGAGACAGTGCCGGTATTAAGGCATCGTTCCGTGGAATTGATATGATTCTGGAAGAAGGAATGAATGTACGTGTACTTTTA
This Flavobacteriales bacterium DNA region includes the following protein-coding sequences:
- a CDS encoding DUF3108 domain-containing protein, with the translated sequence MKRSVLLLAFAFTAYAAGANTQDQNNEGSFRKINNVSFKPGEELRYRMHYGFVDAGEATLKVKDCDRKMNGRKMLHVEGVGNTISAFDWFFKVRDRYESYIDAEGVFPWLFIRRVNEGGYVINQDYTFLQHKKKVDNGEGKTFETPEMVQDMISAFYYARTLDFQNAKKGDEFTIPMFYDNTNFPLKIKFVGRETINVRMGKFRCLKFAPVVEKGRVFKSEEDLAVWVTDDNNKIPLLAKAKILVGSIKMEVVEYKNLASPISKVTK
- a CDS encoding peptidoglycan DD-metalloendopeptidase family protein, with translation MGIKSGIASIVTFIVLTSIFHTSCSENQQESIPEKDTLPKYEPRIEYGFLLDTFNVVQDKIKSGMTLSHLFSPYGISQQKINVADQLGRDSAGLKFITEGNKYTVLRNKKDSSKTYYCIYEKNRVEYIIFDFRDSVNVTLVKRPVTITQKEIGGEIAKNSNLVFTIKDQLGDDAVAGELAESIAQIFAWTIDFFKLYPGDKFKVIYEEKQVEGEPYGIEEIKAVYFFNISAEYYAFRYTQNGEVGYWDQNGKGMKRPFLKAPLKFSRMTSGYTMRRFHPVQKIYKAHLGTDYAAPTGTPIMATADGTVESAGYTSGNGNFVKLYHNKTYQTAYLHMSKIEGGMHKGIKVKQGQIIGYVGSTGLATGPHVCYRFWKNGQQVDPRAEKFQATEPIKETELAAFKEHINPLLQKLDSIKITPAKEVAPEPENDSLQ
- the cysS gene encoding cysteine--tRNA ligase, translating into MEHPLFVYNNLTRKKEQFVPIKSPFVGMYVCGPTVYNYMHLGNLRTFITFDMVFRYLHHLGYKVRYVRNITDVGHITTEFDEGVDRIGTQAKLEQLEPMEIVQKYTNNFHDVLLQFNCLPPSIEPTATGHIIEQIEMVKQILDNGFAYEVDGSVYFDVRAYMQKHKYGELSGRNVEELFENTRDLDGQDEKRFFADFALWKKASPEHIMRWPSPWGDGFPGWHLECSAMSTKYLGEEFDIHGGGMDLKFPHHESEIAQNTACVGHGPVRYWLHGNMLTVNGEKMSKSKGNSFLPHELIHGTHPVLEQGYSEMTVRFFMMQSHYASTLDFSNEALKAAEKGFKRFMIAVDALQKINPATSSTFSVADFKKECYAAMNDDFNTPILIAILFEGVKQINLMLENKAGLTAKDLEEFIAFFKSMVTDILGFRSEVKSGGNNAALDAVMQMIIEMRKKARENKDWAASDAIRDKLKEAGIVIKDTKEGVEWMLE
- a CDS encoding NAD-dependent epimerase/dehydratase family protein, yielding MKKEKILVIGSRGQIGTELVEELRRIYGQDQVISSDLKEDDKSDSPYEQLDVLNKDRLLEIVKKHQVTQVYLLAALLSATAEKNPAFAWKLNMESLFSVLEMAKEGLIQKIYWPSSIAVFGPTTPRVMTPQYTVMEPSTVYGISKQAGERWCEYYHNKFGVDVRGIRYPGLIGYKALPGGGTTDYAVDIFHQALKSGSYECFLGPETALPMMYMEDAIRATIELMQAPTEKLTVWSSYNLGGISFTPEDISAAIRQHIPSFSISYKPDFRQAIADSWPKSINDEVAQKDWGWKAAYDLNRMVETMLTNIPKLWKL
- a CDS encoding rhodanese-related sulfurtransferase, with the translated sequence MALLHNKYDKATLKKRLEAEPFHRHTISFYRYVIISDPHLLRDELYAEWSKLGVLGRIYVAKEGINAQMSVPYPNMEQFTEKLYARKGFENIPFKHAVDGDGEGFLKLTIKVRNKIVADGLDDNSFDVTNVGKHLSAKEFNEALELPDTIVVDMRNQYESEVGKFVGAITPDADTFKEELPMVLEQLKGQENKKVLLYCTGGVRCEKASAFLKHHGFNDVNQLHGGIIDYVRQIKTENLPSKFIGKNFVFDNRLGERITSDIIAQCHQCGAPCDDHTNCANDACHLLFIQCPSCKEKYEGCCTPGCMEVLHLPEAEQEKIRKEMGKHDSLSMYKSRIRPDLKALLAAGKTSWREKL
- a CDS encoding homogentisate 1,2-dioxygenase, giving the protein MPIYHKLGKFPQKRHTVFQQENKRHYYEQLFGTEGFSGMSSLLYHVHRPTQVKEVLKSYDVSPKIAIDKNIKSLLLKGFELAPENDYLQSRKTVLMNSDCSIILAAPKQSQREYFYKNADADEMIFIHKGSGKLRTMMGNIQFEYGDYLIVPRGMIYQMEFDTEDNRLFIVESFHPFYTPKRYKNSHGQLLEHSPFCERDFKLPTELETNDEKGDFLIKIKKEGMMHEVVYATHPFDVIGWDGYNFPWGFSIHNFEPITGRVHQPPPVHQTFETNAFVVCSFCPRLYDYHPQAIPAPYNHSNIDSDEVLYYVDGDFMSRNNIKQGHITLHPKGIPHGPAPGAMERSIGQKETQELAVMVDTFRPLMVTEEAMRLDDGQYYKSWVE
- the hppD gene encoding 4-hydroxyphenylpyruvate dioxygenase, with protein sequence MAKEVKSVEYGLEKIFEGAQDFLPLLGTDYVEFYVGNAKQAAHYYKTAFGFQSYAYSGLETGNRESVSYVLKQDKIRLVLTTALHSNSPIGEHVKKHGDGVKVIALWVEDARKSWEETTKRGAKSFMEPTVEKDAHGEVVRSGIYTYGETVHIFVERKNYKGLFLPGFMEWKSDYNPSPVGLKFIDHMVGNVGWNQMNTWVKWYEDVMGFVNFLSFDDKQIHTEYSALMSKVMSNGNGRIKFPINEPAEGKKKSQIEEYLDFYEDSGVQHIAVATDDIIKTVSELKARGVEFLPPPPQAYYDEIPARLGVHRDMMKEDIKELQKLSILVDADEEGYLLQIFTKPVEDRPTLFFEIIQRMGAKGFGAGNFKALFESIEREQALRGTL